A single region of the Halobacterium wangiae genome encodes:
- a CDS encoding molybdopterin-dependent oxidoreductase, producing the protein MRLEPPASLVDWGVLVAVAVLLATGVASLFAATPRLAWIYGVHAVAGIGLPVLLFWKLRRVRGRLRRGNWSAGTVASVSALVLTLAALATGLYWALGSGFSVGPTTGLTVHAVLGLLVVVPLLVHLAVRFRTPRTDVDAARRAAVGYSVVAAVGLAGFDARKRLSAAFGTLGRFTGSKHVGGEGNEFPETSWVADDPDPIDESAWTLTVEGAVERHLTYGYGDVAPDDTDEALLDCTSGWYATREWRGVRTGRLLDDAGVADDAGWVTYESVTGYRWTLPLAEARGALLATHVGGERLTHGHGFPLRLVAPGRRGFQWVKWVRRIEVRTTPDYGQWVAIFTSGFD; encoded by the coding sequence ATGCGTCTCGAACCGCCCGCGTCGCTCGTGGACTGGGGCGTCCTCGTCGCCGTCGCCGTCCTGCTCGCCACCGGCGTCGCCAGCCTGTTCGCCGCCACGCCGCGGCTGGCGTGGATCTACGGCGTGCACGCCGTGGCGGGAATCGGGCTCCCGGTCCTGCTGTTCTGGAAGCTCCGCCGCGTCCGGGGCCGACTCCGACGGGGGAACTGGAGCGCCGGGACCGTCGCGAGCGTCTCCGCGCTCGTCCTCACGCTCGCCGCGCTCGCCACGGGGCTCTACTGGGCGCTCGGCAGCGGCTTCTCCGTCGGCCCGACGACCGGACTCACGGTCCACGCCGTGCTCGGCCTGCTCGTCGTCGTGCCACTGCTCGTCCACCTCGCCGTCCGCTTCCGGACGCCCCGGACGGACGTCGACGCGGCCCGCCGCGCGGCCGTCGGCTACTCCGTCGTCGCGGCCGTCGGACTCGCCGGGTTCGACGCCCGGAAACGGCTCTCTGCGGCGTTCGGCACACTCGGCCGGTTCACGGGGAGCAAGCACGTCGGGGGCGAGGGCAACGAGTTCCCCGAGACGTCGTGGGTCGCCGACGACCCCGACCCCATCGACGAGTCCGCGTGGACGCTCACTGTCGAGGGCGCCGTAGAGCGCCACCTCACCTACGGCTACGGCGACGTCGCGCCCGACGACACGGACGAGGCACTGCTGGACTGCACGAGCGGCTGGTACGCGACGAGGGAGTGGCGGGGCGTCCGCACGGGCCGTCTGCTCGACGACGCGGGCGTCGCCGACGACGCCGGCTGGGTGACCTACGAGTCCGTGACGGGGTACCGGTGGACGCTCCCGCTCGCGGAGGCCCGAGGGGCGCTGCTCGCCACGCACGTCGGCGGCGAACGACTCACGCACGGCCACGGCTTCCCGCTGCGACTCGTCGCGCCCGGGCGCCGGGGCTTCCAGTGGGTGAAGTGGGTCCGGCGGATCGAGGTGCGGACGACCCCTGACTACGGTCAGTGGGTCGCTATCTTCACGAGCGGGTTCGACTAG
- a CDS encoding tetrahydrofolate dehydrogenase/cyclohydrolase catalytic domain-containing protein: MTNVIDGNAVAADVRAGLEDGVAALKDAGVTPRLATVLMNDKQASATYVSMKQRDCEELGMGAEDVRIDPDAPAEELFDTVADLNEREDVHGILVQDPTPDHVDDERVTAAVAPRKDVDAFHPENVGKLVGGNPRFKPCTPHGIQKLLEHEGIDPEGKDVVIVGRSKIVGKPLANLLFQKAPGANATVTLCHSRTRDLAAHTRRADIVVSAVGIEDLIDASMLSEGCVVIDVGINRVDADNEKGYRLTGDVDFESAKETASAITPVPGGVGPMTRAMLLYNTVKAAGEQHDVDVPLP; the protein is encoded by the coding sequence ATGACGAACGTCATCGACGGGAACGCTGTGGCCGCCGACGTCCGCGCGGGCCTCGAGGACGGCGTGGCGGCGCTGAAAGACGCCGGCGTCACGCCGCGTCTCGCCACGGTGCTGATGAACGACAAGCAGGCCAGCGCGACGTACGTCTCGATGAAACAGCGGGACTGCGAGGAACTCGGAATGGGCGCCGAGGACGTCCGCATCGACCCGGACGCCCCGGCCGAGGAGCTGTTCGACACCGTCGCCGACCTCAACGAGCGCGAGGACGTCCACGGCATCCTCGTGCAGGACCCGACGCCAGACCACGTCGACGACGAGCGCGTGACCGCAGCCGTCGCACCCCGGAAGGACGTCGACGCCTTCCACCCCGAGAACGTCGGCAAACTCGTCGGCGGCAACCCCCGGTTCAAGCCCTGTACGCCCCACGGCATCCAGAAGCTCCTGGAGCACGAGGGCATCGACCCCGAGGGGAAGGACGTCGTGATCGTGGGGCGCTCGAAGATCGTCGGCAAGCCCCTCGCGAACCTCCTCTTCCAGAAGGCGCCGGGCGCCAACGCCACCGTGACGCTGTGCCACAGCAGGACCCGGGACCTCGCCGCCCACACGCGCCGCGCCGACATCGTCGTCTCTGCGGTCGGCATCGAGGACCTCATCGACGCCTCGATGCTCTCGGAGGGCTGCGTGGTGATCGACGTCGGCATCAACCGCGTCGACGCGGACAACGAGAAGGGGTACCGGCTCACCGGCGACGTCGACTTCGAGAGCGCGAAGGAGACGGCCAGCGCGATCACGCCCGTCCCCGGCGGCGTCGGCCCGATGACCCGCGCGATGCTCCTCTACAACACCGTGAAGGCCGCCGGCGAGCAACACGACGTGGACGTCCCCCTCCCCTGA
- a CDS encoding alpha/beta hydrolase, which translates to MNDDSADAGFGAADEPGEDVQTVLAAMADLDAPAAHELAPGDAREMRRGFFDADEAHGDVASVEDRTVPGPGFEIPMRVYTPTGDGPHPVAVYFHGGGFVLGTLDSRDPICRTIADRADCVVVSVAYRLAPEHPFPAAVEDAYAATEWVAEHAAAVGGDPERVAVVGDSAGGNLAAAVSLAARDRDGPDLAHQALAYPVLDYRDREYPSREENAEGYFLTSEGIDYFDRHYVNSWVHRENPYLSPVAAASHADLPAATVVTCGFDPLRDEGVAYVDALEDAETPVQHRHYPGLIHGIVSMVADPVDVPSGHEVLAAFADDLGDALH; encoded by the coding sequence ATGAACGACGACAGCGCAGACGCCGGGTTCGGCGCCGCCGACGAACCGGGCGAGGACGTGCAGACAGTGCTCGCCGCGATGGCGGACCTCGACGCGCCGGCGGCCCACGAACTGGCTCCCGGGGACGCCCGCGAGATGCGACGGGGGTTCTTCGACGCCGACGAGGCGCACGGGGACGTCGCGAGCGTCGAGGACCGCACGGTTCCCGGCCCCGGCTTCGAGATTCCGATGCGCGTCTACACGCCCACCGGCGACGGCCCACACCCCGTCGCCGTCTACTTCCACGGCGGCGGGTTCGTGCTGGGGACACTGGACAGCCGGGACCCCATCTGTCGGACCATCGCCGACCGCGCGGACTGCGTCGTCGTGAGCGTCGCGTACCGCCTCGCACCCGAACACCCGTTCCCGGCGGCCGTCGAGGACGCCTACGCCGCGACCGAGTGGGTCGCCGAGCACGCCGCGGCCGTCGGCGGCGACCCCGAGCGCGTGGCGGTCGTCGGGGACTCCGCGGGTGGCAACCTCGCGGCCGCCGTCTCGCTGGCCGCCAGAGACCGCGACGGCCCGGACCTCGCCCACCAGGCGCTCGCCTACCCCGTGCTGGACTACCGGGACCGCGAGTACCCCTCTCGCGAGGAGAACGCGGAGGGCTACTTCCTCACCAGCGAGGGCATCGACTACTTCGACCGCCACTACGTCAACTCGTGGGTCCACCGCGAGAACCCGTACCTGAGTCCGGTCGCGGCGGCGAGCCACGCGGACCTGCCGGCCGCGACGGTCGTCACCTGCGGGTTCGACCCGCTCCGCGACGAGGGCGTGGCGTACGTCGATGCCCTGGAGGACGCCGAGACGCCCGTCCAGCACCGCCACTACCCGGGGTTGATCCACGGCATCGTGAGCATGGTCGCCGACCCCGTCGACGTCCCGAGCGGTCACGAGGTGCTGGCGGCGTTCGCCGACGACCTGGGCGACGCGCTCCACTGA
- a CDS encoding DUF7117 family protein, producing MDVRGERECKACGTRWSYFETGSVECPECGSVRSVGRGERAKQTDGREELDLSAARNAAVDDLRGALEPAVEACREYVRSRGFVAGGELLDLDDTYLAAQELRRAAATFGNAMRVGEEETRYLLALLNGADRGERPDPADVPASMQWVRGLAYAAAVSAYRADVRAYFDDEVPEPERRLLERLRDHVKRVKALDGDVDPEDSERLVLAARAIGDSVRGDDGGVERARTYLDRLG from the coding sequence ATGGACGTACGCGGCGAGCGCGAGTGCAAGGCGTGTGGGACGCGCTGGTCGTACTTCGAGACGGGCAGCGTCGAGTGCCCCGAGTGTGGCAGTGTGCGCAGCGTCGGCCGCGGCGAGCGCGCCAAACAGACCGACGGCAGGGAGGAACTCGACCTCTCGGCGGCCAGGAACGCGGCGGTCGACGACCTCCGGGGCGCGCTCGAACCCGCGGTCGAGGCCTGCCGGGAGTACGTCCGCTCCCGCGGCTTCGTCGCGGGCGGGGAACTCCTCGACCTGGACGACACCTACCTCGCCGCGCAGGAACTCCGTCGCGCGGCGGCCACCTTCGGGAACGCGATGCGGGTCGGGGAGGAGGAGACGCGCTACCTGCTCGCGCTGCTCAACGGCGCAGACCGGGGGGAACGCCCCGACCCCGCGGACGTGCCGGCGTCGATGCAGTGGGTGCGCGGTCTCGCCTACGCGGCGGCGGTGAGCGCATACCGGGCGGACGTCCGGGCGTACTTCGACGACGAGGTGCCCGAACCCGAGCGCCGCCTGCTCGAGCGACTCCGCGACCACGTCAAACGGGTGAAGGCGCTGGACGGCGACGTCGACCCGGAGGACAGCGAGCGCCTCGTGCTCGCGGCGCGCGCCATCGGGGACTCGGTCCGTGGTGACGACGGCGGCGTCGAGCGGGCGCGCACGTACCTCGACCGACTCGGGTAG
- a CDS encoding zinc-dependent metalloprotease, whose amino-acid sequence MNILESVRAVADASGDGAIDWDAVADAAKASTDPGFLPQTDAEPQAYAADVRDARSRIREVSGVDFDVPETLELQNRHHWIDANVATFRRAFEPLNERAAFLPGVSRAINTATTAGALAFISRNVLGQYDPLLLADGDHGLYFVHPNIVRVADQLDVALPRFRRWIAFHEVTHAAEFGAAPWLPDYLEARLEDGVAALADGDLNREAFRELNVAMTAVEGYAELLMDEAFDDEYDDLRRKIDARRKGGGPLVRLLKRVLGFRLKREQYERGRAFFQAVAADRGLEGASVVWEGPEYLPTDDELEEPGRWLARVPA is encoded by the coding sequence ATGAATATTCTCGAGAGCGTCCGCGCCGTCGCAGACGCCAGTGGCGACGGCGCCATCGACTGGGACGCGGTCGCGGACGCCGCGAAAGCCAGCACGGACCCCGGTTTCCTGCCCCAGACCGACGCCGAACCGCAGGCGTACGCCGCCGACGTCCGCGACGCCCGCAGTCGCATCCGCGAGGTGTCCGGCGTCGACTTCGACGTCCCGGAGACGCTCGAACTCCAGAACCGCCACCACTGGATCGACGCGAACGTCGCGACGTTCCGGCGGGCGTTCGAACCGTTGAACGAGCGTGCGGCGTTCCTCCCCGGCGTCTCGCGGGCGATCAACACCGCGACGACGGCGGGCGCGCTCGCGTTCATCTCCCGGAACGTCCTCGGCCAGTACGACCCGCTCCTGCTCGCCGACGGGGACCACGGCCTCTACTTCGTCCACCCGAACATCGTCCGCGTCGCTGACCAGCTGGACGTCGCGCTCCCGCGATTTCGCCGCTGGATCGCGTTCCACGAGGTCACGCACGCCGCCGAGTTCGGCGCCGCGCCGTGGCTCCCGGACTACCTCGAGGCGCGCCTCGAGGACGGCGTGGCCGCGCTCGCCGACGGCGACCTGAACCGCGAGGCGTTCCGCGAACTGAACGTCGCGATGACCGCCGTCGAGGGGTACGCCGAACTGCTGATGGACGAGGCCTTCGACGACGAGTACGACGACCTGCGGCGGAAGATAGACGCCCGTCGGAAGGGCGGCGGCCCGCTGGTCCGCCTCCTGAAGCGCGTGCTCGGGTTCAGACTGAAACGCGAGCAGTACGAGCGCGGCCGGGCGTTCTTCCAGGCCGTCGCCGCCGACCGCGGCCTTGAGGGCGCGTCGGTCGTCTGGGAGGGCCCGGAGTACCTCCCGACCGACGACGAACTCGAGGAGCCGGGTCGCTGGCTGGCGCGCGTCCCGGCGTAA
- a CDS encoding M20/M25/M40 family metallo-hydrolase, with product MDEQRREFLDRLLDAQSPAGFETAAQRVWVEYVGEFADDVQTDAYGNAVATYEGSDDADATEFAFAGHADEVGFIVASIADDGFLRVEPIGGVDGTVSEGTQIEVHTGDGVVNGVIGQTAVHLRGFGGDDEAADVTEQHVDIGAEDGDHACELVSVGDPATAAAGVHELAGSRLAGRALDNRAGSWVAAESLRRAAERDVDCTVHAVSTVQEELGTKGAQMVAFDLEPDVFVAVDVTHAADNPTYPADRASEVELGEGPTVSRGASNHPNVVRAVLDAGETAEIDVQVETDGIRTGTDADAFFTARGGIPTLTLGIPNRYMHTPAEVVDTDDMEGAAELLAAFAEREAARGSFAVDL from the coding sequence ATGGACGAGCAACGACGCGAGTTCCTGGATCGGCTCCTCGACGCCCAGAGCCCCGCCGGCTTCGAGACGGCGGCCCAGCGCGTCTGGGTGGAGTACGTCGGCGAGTTCGCCGACGACGTGCAGACGGACGCCTACGGCAACGCGGTCGCGACGTACGAGGGCAGCGACGACGCCGACGCCACCGAGTTCGCCTTCGCCGGCCACGCCGACGAGGTCGGCTTCATCGTGGCGAGCATCGCCGACGACGGCTTCCTCCGGGTCGAACCCATCGGGGGCGTCGACGGCACGGTCAGCGAGGGCACCCAGATCGAGGTCCACACCGGGGACGGCGTGGTGAACGGCGTCATCGGCCAGACCGCCGTCCACCTGCGTGGGTTCGGCGGCGACGACGAGGCCGCCGACGTCACCGAACAGCACGTCGACATCGGCGCCGAGGACGGCGACCACGCCTGCGAACTGGTGTCGGTCGGCGACCCGGCGACGGCGGCGGCGGGCGTCCACGAACTCGCCGGCAGCCGACTCGCGGGGCGCGCACTCGACAACCGCGCGGGGTCGTGGGTCGCAGCGGAGAGCCTCCGGCGGGCCGCCGAGCGGGACGTCGACTGCACGGTCCACGCGGTCAGTACGGTCCAGGAGGAACTCGGGACGAAGGGCGCCCAGATGGTCGCCTTCGACCTCGAACCGGACGTCTTCGTCGCCGTCGACGTGACCCACGCCGCCGACAACCCGACCTACCCCGCGGACCGCGCGAGCGAGGTCGAACTCGGCGAGGGGCCGACCGTGAGTCGTGGGGCGTCGAACCACCCGAACGTCGTTCGCGCCGTACTGGACGCCGGGGAGACGGCCGAGATAGACGTGCAGGTGGAGACCGACGGCATCAGGACGGGGACGGACGCGGACGCGTTCTTCACGGCCCGCGGCGGCATCCCGACGCTCACGCTGGGCATCCCGAACCGCTACATGCACACGCCCGCGGAGGTCGTCGACACCGACGACATGGAGGGTGCGGCCGAACTGCTGGCGGCGTTCGCGGAGCGCGAGGCCGCACGCGGGTCGTTCGCCGTCGACCTCTGA
- a CDS encoding LSM domain-containing protein → MSGRPLDVLEESLEESVTVHLKDGEEFTGVLTGYDQHMNIVLEGEDTIIIRGDNVVTIKP, encoded by the coding sequence ATGAGCGGCCGACCACTCGACGTGCTGGAGGAATCCCTCGAGGAGTCCGTGACGGTCCACCTCAAGGACGGGGAGGAGTTCACGGGTGTGCTGACGGGGTACGACCAGCACATGAACATCGTGCTGGAGGGCGAAGACACAATCATTATCCGTGGCGACAACGTCGTCACCATCAAACCATGA
- a CDS encoding 50S ribosomal protein L37e has translation MTGAGTPSQGKKNVTTHTKCRRCGEKSYHTKKKVCSSCGFGNSAKRRGYEWQSKNGDN, from the coding sequence ATGACGGGAGCCGGAACCCCGAGCCAGGGGAAGAAGAACGTCACGACGCACACGAAGTGCCGCCGCTGCGGCGAGAAGTCCTACCACACGAAGAAGAAGGTCTGCTCGTCCTGTGGCTTCGGCAACTCCGCGAAGCGCCGTGGCTACGAGTGGCAGAGCAAGAACGGCGACAACTGA
- the purF gene encoding amidophosphoribosyltransferase: protein MSRGHEDGPEFDHPTEKCGVVGVSLSDRAAALPTYYALYALQHRGQESAGIVTHDGFQQHQHVGMGLVGDAFDEDDVDSLHGSAGIGHVRYPTAGSVDKSCAQPFSVSFKGGALGLSHNGNLVNADEIRADLAASGHAFTSDGDTEVIAHDLARNLLDSDLVRAVQTTMNRIHGSYSLTIMHDDTVLGVRDPLGNRPLVLGELDDGYILASESAAIDTVGGELVRDVKPGELVVLHEEGTGFDSYQLVEEPNSAHCFFEYVYFARPDSVIDEELVYEVRRELGRELWREAGVESDVVMPVPDSGRAFASGYAEEAQDDGSDIEFAEGLMKNRYVGRTFIMPTQEARERAVRLKLNPIKSTVEDRAVTIIDDSIVRGTTSGQLVDLVREAGASEVHVRIGAPPINAPCYMGIDMATRDELIAADKTTEEIADVIGADSLSYLPLDSVTSAIGKSEADLCTGCVTGEYPFDVEGEASDRDAKRPEVDVPADD, encoded by the coding sequence ATGTCACGCGGGCACGAGGACGGCCCCGAGTTCGACCACCCGACCGAGAAGTGCGGCGTCGTCGGCGTGTCGCTGTCGGACCGGGCGGCCGCCCTCCCCACGTACTACGCGCTGTACGCCCTCCAGCACCGCGGCCAGGAGTCCGCGGGGATCGTCACCCACGACGGCTTCCAGCAACACCAGCACGTCGGCATGGGACTCGTCGGCGACGCCTTCGACGAGGACGACGTGGACTCGCTCCACGGGAGCGCGGGCATCGGTCACGTCCGGTACCCGACCGCCGGGAGCGTCGACAAGTCCTGTGCACAGCCGTTCTCGGTGTCGTTCAAGGGTGGGGCGCTCGGCCTCAGCCACAACGGCAACCTCGTGAACGCCGACGAGATCCGCGCGGACCTCGCGGCCAGCGGCCACGCGTTCACCAGCGACGGCGACACCGAGGTCATCGCGCACGACCTTGCGCGCAACCTCCTCGACTCCGACCTCGTGCGCGCGGTCCAGACCACGATGAACCGCATCCACGGGTCGTACTCGCTGACCATCATGCACGACGACACGGTGCTCGGCGTCCGCGACCCCCTGGGGAACCGACCGCTCGTGCTCGGCGAACTCGACGACGGCTACATCCTCGCCAGCGAGTCCGCCGCCATCGACACGGTCGGCGGCGAACTCGTCCGCGACGTGAAGCCCGGCGAACTGGTCGTCCTCCACGAGGAAGGCACCGGCTTCGACTCCTACCAGCTCGTCGAGGAACCGAACAGCGCCCACTGCTTCTTCGAGTACGTCTACTTCGCGCGCCCCGACTCCGTCATCGACGAGGAACTCGTCTACGAGGTGCGCCGCGAACTCGGCAGAGAGCTCTGGCGGGAGGCCGGCGTCGAGAGCGACGTCGTGATGCCGGTCCCGGACTCCGGGCGCGCGTTCGCCTCCGGGTACGCCGAAGAGGCCCAGGACGACGGGTCGGACATCGAGTTCGCGGAGGGCCTGATGAAGAACCGGTACGTCGGGCGGACGTTCATCATGCCCACCCAGGAGGCCCGCGAGCGCGCGGTCCGCCTGAAACTCAACCCGATCAAGTCGACCGTCGAGGACCGCGCGGTCACCATCATCGACGACTCCATCGTCCGCGGGACGACCAGCGGACAACTCGTCGACCTCGTCCGGGAGGCCGGCGCCAGCGAGGTCCACGTCCGCATCGGCGCGCCACCCATCAACGCGCCCTGCTACATGGGCATCGACATGGCGACCCGCGACGAACTCATCGCCGCGGACAAGACCACCGAGGAGATCGCCGACGTCATCGGCGCTGACAGCCTCTCGTACCTCCCGCTCGACTCGGTCACGTCGGCCATCGGGAAAAGTGAGGCCGACCTCTGTACTGGCTGCGTGACCGGCGAGTACCCCTTCGACGTCGAGGGTGAGGCCTCTGACCGGGACGCGAAGCGCCCCGAGGTCGACGTGCCAGCCGACGACTGA
- a CDS encoding DUF7537 family lipoprotein: MRPALHAVAVVAVVALTVLAGCVSGPLSGPGATQTTETPARPPGVTGDDLGDPRALVDAHVASVREHGAVVNSTATVPVPLDDETRTAELSGTACVAPNGGPLYRSSERVRVSGDDTVTRERVETYANDTTVLHRVVADGNASVERERRDRLAELRDRHAARERLLLRALTAGNFSVAGVERRDDGRAVTTLVANDQSFGGEGTDTPSVFSARLTVTESGRVLSLSLTRDSDTGDPRTGRRVEVTWRNGTAVEAPEWAE; the protein is encoded by the coding sequence ATGCGTCCTGCCCTCCACGCGGTCGCAGTCGTCGCAGTCGTCGCCCTGACAGTGCTCGCGGGGTGTGTCTCGGGGCCGCTCTCCGGCCCAGGCGCCACCCAAACGACCGAGACACCCGCGCGTCCGCCGGGCGTCACCGGGGACGACCTCGGCGACCCGCGAGCGCTCGTCGACGCGCACGTCGCTTCCGTCCGCGAGCACGGCGCTGTCGTGAACAGCACCGCGACCGTCCCCGTGCCGCTGGACGACGAGACGCGGACAGCAGAGCTGTCCGGTACGGCTTGCGTGGCTCCGAACGGCGGCCCACTCTACCGATCGTCCGAGCGCGTACGGGTGTCCGGGGACGACACCGTGACCCGCGAGCGCGTCGAGACGTACGCGAACGACACGACCGTCCTGCACCGGGTCGTCGCCGACGGGAACGCGTCCGTCGAGCGCGAGAGGCGTGACCGGCTGGCGGAGCTACGCGATCGCCACGCGGCCCGTGAGCGCCTGCTCCTGCGGGCGCTGACGGCCGGGAACTTCAGCGTGGCTGGCGTCGAGCGGCGTGACGACGGGCGGGCGGTGACGACGCTCGTCGCGAACGACCAGTCGTTCGGGGGTGAGGGAACCGACACTCCGTCGGTCTTCTCCGCCCGATTGACGGTGACCGAGAGCGGGCGCGTGCTGTCGCTGTCGCTGACCCGGGACTCCGACACGGGCGACCCGCGGACCGGGCGAAGGGTGGAGGTGACGTGGAGGAACGGAACGGCCGTCGAGGCGCCGGAGTGGGCAGAGTAA
- a CDS encoding DUF420 domain-containing protein has protein sequence MTDGFARRHVRSLTAVLSLVSIALVVAAVRGAVPATVLPGAPAWFVDAIPTLNAAISAVAIGTILVGWRAIRRGEVDRHRAAMVTTTVLFAAFLALYLYRLVVHGTTEFPGGGTVYTFVYLPVLVVHMGLAMVAIPLVYYALLLATTRRVREIYDTNHATVGRVAASLWLVSFALGIVVYLMLYVLF, from the coding sequence ATGACTGACGGATTCGCCCGGCGGCACGTTCGCTCCCTGACGGCAGTGCTCTCGCTGGTCTCCATCGCGCTCGTCGTCGCCGCCGTCAGAGGGGCCGTCCCGGCGACGGTGCTCCCGGGGGCGCCGGCCTGGTTCGTCGACGCGATTCCGACGCTGAACGCCGCCATCAGCGCCGTCGCCATCGGCACCATCCTCGTCGGGTGGCGGGCGATTCGCCGCGGCGAGGTCGACAGGCACCGCGCGGCGATGGTCACGACCACGGTGCTGTTCGCCGCCTTCCTCGCGCTCTACCTCTACCGCCTCGTCGTCCACGGCACCACCGAGTTCCCCGGCGGCGGCACCGTCTACACGTTCGTCTACCTCCCGGTGCTCGTCGTCCACATGGGGCTGGCGATGGTCGCCATCCCGCTGGTCTACTACGCGCTGTTGCTCGCGACTACCCGCCGGGTCCGGGAGATATACGACACCAACCACGCGACGGTCGGCCGGGTGGCCGCGTCGCTGTGGCTCGTGTCGTTCGCGCTCGGCATCGTCGTCTACCTCATGCTGTACGTGCTGTTCTGA
- a CDS encoding winged helix-turn-helix domain-containing protein, which translates to MSQSQFAVPAHRRTNPGEPTELTDEDAVQAVLAALDDPDCRAILEAASDESLTAAEIGEACDLPSSTAYRKIDVLDEAGLLDEELRIRRSGKHVSEYTCGVEDVSVSFDGDGVQLSVTHCERENDAGLSAAFAD; encoded by the coding sequence ATGAGCCAGTCTCAGTTCGCCGTCCCAGCCCACCGTCGCACGAACCCTGGAGAACCCACGGAACTCACCGACGAGGACGCCGTTCAGGCCGTCCTCGCGGCGCTCGACGACCCCGACTGCCGCGCGATCCTCGAGGCGGCCAGCGACGAGTCGCTCACCGCCGCCGAGATCGGGGAGGCCTGCGACCTCCCGTCCTCGACCGCCTACCGCAAGATCGACGTGCTGGACGAGGCCGGCCTGCTCGACGAGGAACTGCGCATCCGCCGCTCGGGCAAACACGTCAGCGAGTACACCTGCGGTGTCGAGGACGTCAGCGTCTCCTTCGACGGGGACGGCGTCCAGCTCAGCGTCACCCACTGCGAACGCGAGAACGACGCGGGCCTCTCGGCCGCCTTCGCCGACTGA
- a CDS encoding helix-turn-helix domain-containing protein has protein sequence MPAGIRVTVEFPAPPVCPIADLSARADTVVSDVSTSVASGEGSVTEFLVDAGAVPEDYDGDLVFTYADRHLYRVRHDDADCPCACLGEFDTPVDRYFAQSGTLRLVFHAREFEELQVIVGELRERFPEVDIQRLVRAPTEGASRDTVFVDRSKLTERQLEVLQTAHEMGYFERPRGANASEVADALDITPSTFTEHLLAAQRKLLGDVLEDGS, from the coding sequence ATGCCCGCCGGGATCCGCGTCACCGTCGAGTTCCCCGCGCCGCCGGTCTGTCCCATCGCCGACCTGTCGGCGCGCGCGGACACCGTCGTCAGCGACGTCTCGACGAGCGTCGCGTCCGGCGAGGGCAGCGTCACGGAGTTCCTCGTTGACGCCGGGGCGGTCCCCGAGGACTACGACGGCGACCTCGTGTTCACGTACGCCGACCGCCACCTCTACCGCGTCCGCCACGACGACGCCGACTGCCCGTGTGCGTGTCTCGGCGAGTTCGACACGCCCGTCGACCGCTACTTCGCCCAGAGCGGGACGTTGCGGCTGGTGTTCCACGCTCGCGAGTTCGAGGAGCTCCAGGTTATCGTCGGCGAACTCCGGGAGCGGTTCCCGGAGGTCGACATCCAGCGCCTCGTCCGTGCGCCGACGGAGGGCGCCTCCCGCGACACCGTCTTCGTCGACCGCTCGAAGCTCACCGAGCGCCAGCTCGAGGTGCTCCAGACCGCCCACGAGATGGGGTACTTCGAGCGCCCGCGGGGTGCCAACGCCAGCGAAGTCGCCGACGCACTCGACATCACGCCCTCGACGTTCACCGAACACCTCCTCGCCGCCCAGCGCAAGCTCCTCGGGGACGTCCTCGAGGACGGGTCCTGA
- a CDS encoding pyridoxamine 5'-phosphate oxidase family protein, with protein MALEKQTEMTAAETDALLGRHETGVLSLARDDEPYSIPISYGYDASDRTFYLRLVSTPESEKRAFLSSSPTARIVVQESDDRTYRSAVAKGTLEEISTDEMTVEHVEQFGDAKRPLFEVWGESKRDLRIQLYQLDADSVSGRHIELEPDA; from the coding sequence ATGGCCCTGGAGAAACAGACCGAGATGACTGCGGCGGAGACGGATGCTCTCCTCGGCCGCCACGAGACCGGGGTGCTGTCGCTCGCCCGGGACGACGAGCCGTACTCGATCCCCATCTCCTACGGCTACGACGCCAGCGACCGGACGTTCTACCTCCGCCTCGTCTCCACGCCCGAGAGCGAGAAACGCGCGTTCCTCTCCTCGTCGCCGACGGCCCGCATCGTCGTCCAGGAGTCGGACGACCGTACGTACCGCAGCGCCGTGGCGAAGGGCACGCTCGAGGAGATCTCGACCGACGAGATGACCGTCGAGCACGTCGAGCAGTTCGGCGACGCGAAACGCCCGCTGTTCGAGGTGTGGGGCGAGTCTAAGCGCGACCTCCGCATCCAGCTCTACCAGCTCGACGCGGACAGCGTCAGCGGCCGGCACATCGAACTGGAGCCCGACGCCTGA